The Citrus sinensis cultivar Valencia sweet orange chromosome 4, DVS_A1.0, whole genome shotgun sequence DNA segment CTTTTGTTGGTTTAAACCAGAATGTGAAGGGTGGTCTAGATGAGCGTCCTCAAGGTAAGAAGCACAAGGCCAAGGTAGCAAGACTAAGAGATAGGAAAATGTGCAGTAACTCCACTTCTTCTACGTCAAAAAAATCTACAGAAAGCACAGGTGTTGCTGGCCAAAAAAGGAAGACTAAAGTACAAGAGGAATCAGTTAAAGCTACTGAAAGTGTTGTCGGTTTAAACCAGAATGTGAAGGGTGGTCTAGATGAGCGTCCTCAAGGTAAGAAGCACAAGGCCAAGGTAGCAAGACTACTTagagataataaaatgtgCTCTAACTCCACTTCTTCTACGTCCAAAAAATCTACGGAAAGCAGAGGTGGTGCTGGCCAAAAAATGAAGACTAAAGTACAAGAGGAATCAGCTAAAGCTACTAAAACTGTTGTCGGTTCAAACCAGAAAGTGAAGGGTGGTCTAGATGAGCATCTTCAAGGTAAGAAGCACAAGGCCAAGGAAGAAGAATTACTTGGAGCTCAGAAGTGGACAAAAAAATCTACAGAAAGCAGAGATATTGCCGGCCAAGAAATGAAGACTAAAGTGGAAGAGAAATCCGTTAAAGCTAATAAAACTGTTGTTGGTTCAGACCAGAAAGGGGAGGGTGGTCAAGCCCAGCAGGTTAAGCTTTATCCCAATCTTTGTGGATCAAAGCAGGAAGCTGCCACACTACCAGCAGATTCTGGAAAGCCCTGTTCAACGGGTTCAAAGAAACCCATGCATTGGAGTTGTGCCCTCTGTCAGGTCAGTTCTACTAGCAAGAGAAATCTAGATGAGCATCTTCGTGGCAAGAAGCACAAGGCCAAGGAAGAAGAACTGCTTGGAGATCAgaagtggaaaaaaaaatctagagaAAGCAGAGATATTACTGGCCAAGAAATAAAGACTAAAGTAGAAGAGGAATCCGTTAAAGCTAATAAAACTGTTGTTGGTTCGGACCAGAAAGGAGAGGGTGGTCAAGCCCAGCAGGTTAAGCCCTATCCCAATCTTTGTGGATCAAATCAGGAAGCTGCCACGCTACCAGCAGATTCTGGAAAGCCCTGTTCAACGGGTTCAAAGAAACCCATGCATTGGAGTTGTGCCCTCTGTCGGGTCAGTTCTACTAGCAAGAGAGATCTAGATGAGCATCTTCGTGGTAAGAAGCACGAGGCCAAGGAAGAAGAACTGCTTGGAGGTCAGAAGTGGACAAAAAAATCTACAGAAAGCATAGATAGTGCTGGCCAAGAAATGAAGACTAAAGTAGAAGAGGAATCTGTTAAAGCTAACAAAACTGTTGTTGGTTCGGACCAGAAAGGAGAGGGTGGTCAAGCCCAGCAGGTTAAGCCCTATCCCAATCTTTGTGGATCAAAGCAGGAAGCTGCCACACTACCAGCAGATTCTGGAAAGCCCTGTTCAACGGGTTCAAAGAAACCCATGCATTGGAGTTGTGCCCTCTGTCAGGTCAGTTCTACTAGCAAGAGAGATCTAGATGAGCATCTTCGTGGTAAGAAGCACAAGGCCAAGGAAGAAGAACTACTTGGAGCTCAGAAGTGGACAAAAAAATCTACAGAAAGCAGAGATATTGCTGGCCAAGAAATGAAGACTAAAGTGGAAGAGAAATCCGTTAAAGCtaataaaattgttgttgGTTCGGACCAGAAAGGGGAGGGTGGTCAAGCCCAGCAGGTTAAGCCCTATCCCAATCTTTGTGGATCAAAGCAGGAAGCTACCACATTACCAGCAGATTCTGGAAAGCCCTGTTCAACGGGTTCAAAGAAACCCATGCATTGGAGTTGTGCCCTCTGTCAGGTCAGTTCTACTAGCAAGAGAAATCTAGATGAGCATCTTCGTGGTAAGAAGCACAAGGCCAAGGAAGAAGGACTAGAAAGGGAGAAGAAACACATGGCTCGGTCTAATGAAtctaagaaaaatgatgaagCCGTCTCCCTCACCACCAGCACAACAATTGTGACACCATTAGAGCCTACTGAGAaggttgaagatgaagatgtagTGGCCAAAGAATCAAATGAAGAAACAGTGGAcggtgttattgagaatgctGAAGATGAAGAGGTGGTGGTCTATAGAGGAAGACAAAGTGGGCCTGACGCAGCAGACTCCTTGTTATGCTGAAGGTAAATCTGTAACTTTATTTTGCCCTTTCACTTCATTTTGAATGTCTTAAACCAGCTGCACCTCACTTTATCATTTGAAAACTCGGaaatcacaataataaattaagttaattctTCCATCTCTTTGTATATGGATTTGAAGGAACCAATTGATGAAGCCTATAAATTCAAGCAACAATAGTGTAATGGGGATCATTCGCTGTTCTCTACTATCCAGTCTTGGTAAACAGCTCAAAAAATGAAGTGGAGATACTATTAGATCTACTCTCTATGAAAGTGCTTCAGACATGCATGTTTGTCACTACGATGCTGTCATAGTCTCATAGAGCTGATTCTTCACAATTCAGATATTCACTCAtgaattctttgaaatttagaGCTTTTCTCCATAGCTACCTCATTAGAAAACAAGTCATGACATAAGACTTATCGACTCAAAGCAGAATTTTCTAGATCAGGACCTAACATCAGTTTATCTTGTGCTGGCAGGTAGTTGATTGGATATCACTATCCCCAACTTGTGCAGAAGCTTCCTGACCTTTGTATGTCATCAGCAGTGGGTGCTGGATGTTTGATCAGATCGGCTAAATTATGAACTTATTGTGTATATTTGTGTCAATATGTACAAAGGAAGGGGGtaaaaaactaatatattaaataacacGGCATAAAAAACCTCCTCCTAAACAAAATATGTAtctattttgtaaaatgagtTAATAATTAGTATGAGAATTTACTCTTTCAACTCGTAGAGATACAACCTTAATATGCTGGTTAATTCAGCTCATTGAGAGCGAGACAATTAGacaaacattatttttgtcaGAGAGAACTGCAAAAGTACTAGCTTTACCAGAGAGATTAATGTTGCCGTTTGCACTTTGCAGGAACATTTGTTTAGTTGCAACTCAATATTGGTTGCGAACGCAAGCATGAAAATGCTACCGTTGAAACAAGATAGATATCCTGCCTAATCATTTGATCTACCAGAGGTGAGAGGCGTGTGTCCAGCAAATCAATCAGCTTTATATTTGTATCCAATGATGAAGATGACAATGAGAGGAGCTCTCCTGCATGCTTTCCCACTAGTGCTTCTAGTGCCACTACCTTAAAGTTACAAACATCACATTTCTCTGTCACAACCATAGTGTAGGCAAGTTCTTTATTAGGGTTGGTAATAAACTCCGAATTCACCTCGAATCCGCAAAGATCCAGAAGATCCAGATCTGGAAAAATCTAAATCCACATGTTAAAAAATACGGATCCATATCTTAAAAATCAAGATCCGTGCGGATTGCATCCAGAAAATCAGATATCTGGATCcgcattattttataattaaattatttatttaattaaatttcaattgaaaaatatataaattaaattatttatttaaatgtataagCATAATTAACTCTCTAATCTTCATTAactatgaaaaatatgtttaaaaactaataataacaataataattagagaatattataataaatcgatttaccttaatttttttttaattttttatgtttgattcaTGTTGTGAAGTTATTGTTTGTGAATTTATGGTGTtgttatatgttatttatgttgaattgatgttaaattgttgattgttaaatcgtaattgaattttatttaatattattatgtaaattattaaatttaaaattatatttaaatttattatgcGGATCCGGATATCCGGAATATCTGTTTGTAATCCATGCGGATATTATCCGTATTCAGATCCGCAAATTTTTTTGCGGATCcgaatgtcaaaattttaatctgGATCTGAATTTTACCATCCCCATTCTatatgaaaacaaaagcatTTATTAGTAATgtttttttaagtaataacAAGAtcaatttgtttatatttttgagCTTCCGCAACAACTTATGACAGAGAAACTTATCTTATTAGTTAGAGGGAAAATGATATATACAATTCTTAAATTCAGGAAAATGGTCAAAAACACCTCTAAGTTTTCAAAAAGGGGtattagaatttcttttttattataataccTTTTACCTATATtatcctaaaaaaattaactctaatatttcataataaacataaatataacattaaaataaacataataatatatacattttaatatttgaaaaatattttaatattttacaatctataagacatattttattatattaaagtaaatttgataataaattggaatcataatattaaaataaatatattaaaatttaaattatcttcaatattatgtaaaataataattttaacattattagcatgtcaaattttttttaaattgtaaaatgtatttaatgcaaatatttatttaaaatctctacaataaaatatactattaaaataaatataataatttacatatttaaatttattaaaatattttaatattttaatattgccAGTCCACTGAATAGATTATAttctttatataatattttatatttgtattaattaaaaattttaaagtctaTTTCATTGAGATAATAGAGATAAAGGGTATAATGGTTATAAAAGGGGGTCCTAGTATCTCTTTTTGAAAACTTGAGGTGTTGATGactattttatcaaatttttgggGTTTAGATGTTCTTTTTCGTTAGTTATAACGGATATCGAGAGTAGGGGCGGAGGGTGCTTATGACTAGAGTGAGCCATGTCGCctatagattttaaattttattttttgaaatttcaaggaaatattagaaattaggtataaaaatatgatttggCCCTAAcacaattaatttgtaaactTTATATATTGGATGaaactgtaattttatgtttttccaAATAAAGTCAAAGTGACCCAATTGTTGATCTTTATTTtgctaatgatttttttattccaaCAAAATAGGAAACAactttttaaaagtttgataTGAGCTTTGCTTTGTTTattgcattttcattttatttttttttacttgtaacAATAGCTGCAATTATCaatcaaaattccaaaatcaaATTACTATGGTTACAAGCAAAAATCTTAAGTTCCCTACAACTACACCacagttataaatttttaaaaaaatcaaaaatcaatcatctatttatttaaagttttaactTGGCCCCCCAAGATTTAGTCCAAGGTCCACCCCTGatttaaagtatttaaaaatgCTATGAGAATTTCGTTTACCTGGCCCTGCTGTCCAtctttatgataaaaaaattctacaaAAACTTGGACAGTTGGTGGGGACGATGATCAAAATTGATGCGAATACAACATCCTCTATGCGAGAATGTTTTGCTCGAATTGCAGTGACCATCTCTTTGGCCAAGCCTTTAGTGTCTCAGTTTGAGTTGGATGGGAAGGTGCAGAAGGTGGAATATGAGGGGCTGCCAGTGATCTGTTTTATGTGTGGAAGGTATGGACACAGTAGCAATATTTGCAAGGCAGCCGATATAGCAAATGATGCTGAAAAGGCTTCCCAGCCTGCTATGCAGCGTCAGACAGCCCCCGCTCATCAGGATGGTGGCTGTCACGATGCTAGTACTATTGAACCTTTTGGCCCCTGGATGATTGCTACgagaaaaggaagaaaaactaataatggCAAGGAGAATAGCAGTGAGCCAAATCGAAATCGTGAGCCTTTTGGGGCTAACACTACAAGGTTCCACATTCTAGCTCAGGTCCCAGAGGAGCGTGAGGAGCCTGCCCCTGCAATGTTTCCAGACATCCCTTCCACTTCACGACAACCAACCTTGCCTATTCTAAATCCTACTTTTGCCGCCTATAAAGAGACCATAATAAGGACCTCAACAAGAAGCAAGCTTCATAATAAGGCTGCTGGTACAAAAACTCAGAATCGGAGACCACCAACCCCAATGAATCCAATCCAAAACCCTTTCCCGTCGAGCGCTCTAAATATGAGAGAGAAGGAGGTGAACTTCCTATCCCATGCAAACCCTAATTCTAACCCTTTTGTTACTTCACCGACAGCACCTAGTAACCACCAAGTCTCCCATCTTGCTACCACTTTAGACCTAACGAGGCATACTGTGGTCTTTTGCTCGCCACAAACCTCGCCCCCGGGGATTGTAAGAGATGAGGGCATGGAGTATAGAACTCGGCAAGAACCGGACCCTTAGCATATGGATGACCCGCCAGATGTTCATACCACACCATGTGTAAATGAAGTTGCGACTGCCCAAACACAACCAGTACAGCCCTTGAGTAGTGTTGAAGCGGCTGGAATGTCTAATGATGAAGACTCGATGGTCCAAGAAACGCTTATGGCGTCGATGGATGATATTAATGGTCAGCAATACTAAGGTTTCTGTCAtcttttaatgttatttgttAAGATGTCAATAAGCATAATGTACTGGAACGTTCAAGGGGCGGCCTCGTCTAATTTTCGCCGTGCTTTTAGGAATATTGTTAACAATTATAAGCCTTCGTTGGTAGTTTTGATTAGGGATGGCAGTTTTTTCCGGACCCGGACGAACCCGGACAATCCGGTCCGGGTTTAACCCGTATCGGAGTACGATAAAATCCAGATCcgaaattatttttctgaaCCCGGATATATCCGGGTCCGGATGCGGGTTTGAGTTAACCCGTATATCtggaacccggacccggatatattatttttattattttttattatatttaatataaatagtaaCATTagaaaaacacacacacaacacaCAACACACAACACACAAGTGCCCTAATTTCACTCGTATATCGCAGCCACCGTAGCCCAAAATCAGAGCcaaccattttctttctcttcaaatCGTCTCCTCATCAACTCAAATCATTGTTCTTCGCTACCGTCACAGCtcttttcatcatcatcatcatcgttaGTTGCCGTATTTCAAGGGAAGACGAACCTTCATCAGCTTGTGGAGAAAACAGCACTGATACGGAAATTGAACTGATTTGCAAAATTGCCAGCAAAACTACTCAGACTgggaaagaaatgaaagagTTATACTTTCTTCCTCACGTGTTGTTTTATGTGTTTCTCCTGCTGGAAAACTTTTCCTACTTCAAAAGCTTTTGCAATTACTCATTTTtctgactttttttttctttttggatggCTTTTTTCTGACTTCGAATAAGTATGTGATTGACCAACATGatggatttttaattttatgagtcTTTATATCACGTTAATCCTTAAATTTTCTGGTTCATGTGATGggataaaacttttttttttctttttcagacTGCTCTTATTGATCCAGGTTCAAAACCCAGAATTCAGAAACCCGGATTTTTCGGGTTtaacccggaccggacccggatGCAAGAAAACCGGGTTAACATCCGCGTCCGGTGTAATGAAAACGGTATCCGGGTCCAGAATCGGGAAGgccaaacccggacccggacccggcttttgccatccctagttttGATAGAACCTCGCATCAATGGGAGTAAAGTCGATGAgttcattaaaaaaagtgGGTTTGACAATTCACATCGTGTGGAGCCAGTGGGGTTCTCTAGAGGAATTTGGCTGCTTTAGCAGAATGTTATAGAGGTGGAGGTGTTGATAAACCATCGGCAATTTATTCACTTTCGGATTAGCATGAATAAGGGTTTTGTGTCTTGGACAACGGCTGTTTACGATAGCCCAAATCCAATGCTACGAAGACAGCTGTGGAAGCATCTAGATAACCTTGCTCTTTCAATTCAAGGACCTTGGCTGATTGGTGGGGATTTGAATTCGATATTGTACGCTTCTGAAAAACAGGGGGGAGCTACAGGGCAGTCAGGAGTTTGTGGCTTGTTCCGGCAGTGGTTTGATGGTAATCAACTTTTCAACTTAAAGTTCAAAGGCCCACGGTTTACTTGGTCTCGtggatttcttttcaaaagattAGATAGAGCTCTTTGCAATAATGAGTGGCTATTAAAGTTTGCGGATAACTCAGTTCTCCATCTTCCGAAGGTTGCTTCAGATCATCGACCGGTGCTAGTTCGGTTTGAGAGAGCTGAATGTCGACAGCAAGGTAATAGGCCCTTTCGGTTCTTGGCTTCTTGGCTAACTCATgatcattttaataattttgttaagcAGACGTGGGACCCTAAATCTTACTATAGCGACGCTGCATCTCTTTTTGTCAAGAAGGTTCAAGTTTGGAATCGAGAGGTTTTTGGGAATATTTTTCAGCGGAAACGTCGATTAATGGCTCGGGTTATCGGGATTCAAGCAGCCTTGGAGAATTATAGTTCGAGAGGGTTAATGCGCCTAGAGGCCAATTTGCGGAAAGAATTGGAGATGGTGATGGGGCATGAGGATATTTTTTTGTGGCAAAAATCAAGAAACGACTGGATTATGCATGGGGACAGAAATACCAGGTTCTTTCACCAAAAAACTATTGTTCGCAGGAGGCGAAATAGAATTAAAGCCATCCAGGATAATTCGGGTAATTGGTTGTACAATGAGGAAGAAATCCGAAATTGCAGTGGGGTATTTCTCTTCATTATTCACAAGTGAGGCTGAAAGTTCTCAAGTTTACCATGTTCTGAATTATTTCTCGGTTTGGATGCTCATGATACCGACTGTGTCACCAACCCTGTTTTGGAAATAGAAATCAAGAATGTTGTCTTTAGTATGAAACCGCTAAAGGCCCCAGGTATGGATGGTTtgcatgttattttttatcaatctCAATGGCCAGTTGTTGGGCCTTCTTTATGTAAGTTTATCGGTGACATTTTTAATTCTGGCAAGCTTCCTCAAGAGGTTAATACTACCCTGTTGGTATTGACCCCTAAAGTGGAGCATCCtactaatttaaaaatgttcAGACCTATCAGCCTATGTACAGTCGCTTATAAAACAGTGACTAAAATAATAGCTAACCGCCTGCAAGCTGTGCTGCCTAAAATTATAGGACCCTATTAGACAAGTGTTGTTCCTGGCCGTCATATTATAGACAATATTGTTGTTGCTCAGGAAGTGGTACATACTATGCAACGAAAAACTGGTAAGAGAGGGCTTATGGTTATCAAGGTGGATCTTGAGAAGGCGTATGATCGACTTAATTGGTCTTTTATCTTTGATACTCTCAAGCTAACTGGAATTTCGATTCATTTATCTAGGATCATCATGGAATGTATAACTACAGCTAAAATGAGTGTTCTGTGGAACAGAGAGATTACTGAGGAATTTTCTCCGGGGCGAGGAATCCGACAGGGCGATCCCCTGTCTCCCTATATTTTTGTTCTCTGCATTGAGCGTTTGAGCCATGGTATTTCCCAAGCAATAATGGAGGGCAGTTGGAAACCAATCTGTTTGACCAAACAGGGAACTCCACTAACCCATCTTTTTTGCTGAcgatttacttttatttgcaGAAGCCTCGATTGATCAAGCCTATATCATTGACACAGTTTTGGAGAATTATTGTCTGAAATCCGAAGCTAAGGTGAATAAGTCAAAAACCAAagtttttttctctaaaaatgTGCTAGCTAGAGATGCCCAGCTTATTGGTGATGCCTTGGGGTTTTCGGCTACGAAGGATTTGGGTTGTTATCTTGGAATGCCTTTAATTCATTCTCGGGTGAACAAAGCCACTTACCAATCAATTCTAGATAAGGTGGACATGCGGCTTACTGGTTGGAATGCGGCTTATTTAACCTTTGCTGGAAGAGTTACTTCGGCTCGTTTATCCTTCATGCTTTGAGAGACTGCCATTGTATTAAACGAGATTGGTTTAGTCTTGTTCCAGAGGGTGAGCATTCCTCCTTTTTTCACGATAATTTACATAAATTGATAATGGTTAACCTCCAGAATAAGAGAAGGTTCATGAACCAGATCCCTTGGGAGTGTGTTTTCGGTGTGGCTGTTTGGAGATTATGGTTCTGGAGAAACCATTTCATGGTAGAAGGGAAGTTGGTGGATAACTCAACAATTAATATGGATATTATGGCTAGAGCAAATGAAATTCATAGAGTGAATAAGTCTCACATGAGTCAGCAACCGAGGAGAAAAGAGATGTTTATCGACTGGCAACCTCCCCCATGGCCTTGGTGCAAATTAAATATGGATGGATCTTGTAGAAATTTTGGGGAAGCAGGGGCTGTTGGGTGTTATTCGTGATTCTGTTGGGCACTGGATTTCTGGATTTTGTATGAATATTGGGGAGTGCTCGGTGCTTATGGCTGAGCTATGGGGTCTTTACCAAGGCTTAGTCCTAGTGTGGGATGCTGGTATAAAATGCCTTTTGGTGGAAGTGGACAGTCTTTGTGTTTCACAGATGATCTCTAAGCAGGTGGTCGTGCCTAATGCTTTCTATGCTATAGTGGTTGCTGTCCGGGATCTTTTAACCAGAAATTGGCAAATTTCTATCACACACATCTTTCGTGAAGCGAACTCAGCTGCGGATTTCATGGCTAACCAGGTTCATTCAGTTCCTCATGGATTGCATCTATTTACAAGCCCGCCTGTGggtatttattcaattatgcTGCAAGACATGTTTGGGGTTACTCAACCCCGTTTTGTTCGAATTTAGCTCGTTCTTTTGCACcccttttaataaaaaaaaatgctatgaGAATGAAAACGATTTCGCCTGCCTGAAGCTGAAGGATTTAATTCATTGCATCACTATTTACAGTGCAGATTGTGTTGCTGATACATCAAGAAAACCTAGGATCAAGGGTCCTGATTTATTCTCTCACttcattacaattttttttcgtATGTAACAAAATCATAGCCGTTATCTACAATTATTCTATATCTTTCTAGGTTTCTCTCATGTGTTAACTTTTCACCGTAGCCCTCTGATTAAAACCTTAACTTGATAATCAAATCTGGAGCTGCTGCCGATGTAttgtacaatattaaaaaattaacaagttCTTTGTCAGgcattttatcaaacacatgAATGTATCCTCAAACACCTTTTAACTTAACTAACAATATAGCAAAGACAAATGATGAGACCGAACAATTGACAAATCAACCATGGTGCAAACAAGTTctgtaggaaaaaaaattgagtaatgttaaataataatgaataataatatttttaatcaattataagtattgacatgattatttatttaacatcaaacatatataaaaacgTATTTACGGTCAGCTAAGCTACGCTAAAAAAGGGCGGGTTTAGTTTCATCTAAGGTATCACTTATATTAAATCATTAGAGAGAAattagcttaattaattacctgCCAACCCCAGCCATTTAATGTTTCATCAGAAAAAAATTCACCAAGAATATGGCaagatttttttccctcttgaAGCTACGATTCCTGAGAATATCCAGGCGAGGGTATCTGTGCCTTGTGAAGCTCCATCTATACCATTACAAACTTGATTTACTGGATATTTCAGAGGCATATCATATTGAGCTGCTACAGTTTACATGTTTTCTAAATAATTCTTCAATTTCGAAACATTCTTCGAAGGCCAGTCGAAATTTTAAGTTCATTCAATAGATAAAACTCCACAGGAAAGTTCTTCTCCAGTATAGATATCTGCATGTTACAAAATCCTGAATCTAAATACTGTTGTCCGAATTTTACAAGACATAAATTAGAATCAGAAATAACGTTTGCACTAAAACCCGTACACGAATGAGTAAATCTCAACTGAACGAGAATTCATTAGttggaatataaaataatttgtattataattgATGTGACAAATGACATCACGCTCACGCAAGcgcaattttattaattaatataaagtaACGTACT contains these protein-coding regions:
- the LOC102612797 gene encoding uncharacterized protein LOC102612797 isoform X14, which translates into the protein MESKFGRIDDRTVPSRSSPSPSSQSSSYSSDDQARRGNYSMVPDLLNNPRLLYTLQREIEKEIIRREIIAAEIERRRLPEEEASRELMIEREMAMHRAREMGLSIDDRLLMQLHTMYPWFPFSRNLGLGFGNDVLPSTLPHFSHGLWSGLDVNKKDELTMLGKPDSNICGSKQKAATPAAGSGELPSTSSNKPTKWSCALCQVSATTARGLYAHLQGKKHKAKEKLLRDLKMFIISTSKKSTESRDSGGHEMKTKVQKESVKGNKTVVDLDQKVKGGLDGHSQRKKRKAKVARLLRGKKMYGNFTSSVSKKSTESRGGAGQKMKTKAQEESVKANKTVVGLNQKVKGGLDGHPRRKKHKAKVARLLRDKKMCSNSTSSMSKKSKESRGVGGQKMKTKVQEESVKANKTFVGLNQNVKGGLDERPQGKKHKAKVARLRDRKMCSNSTSSTSKKSTESTGVAGQKRKTKVQEESVKATESVVGLNQNVKGGLDERPQGKKHKAKVARLLRDNKMCSNSTSSTSKKSTESRGGAGQKMKTKVQEESAKATKTVVGSNQKVKGGLDEHLQGKKHKAKEEELLGAQKWTKKSTESRDIAGQEMKTKVEEKSVKANKTVVGSDQKGEGGQAQQVKLYPNLCGSKQEAATLPADSGKPCSTGSKKPMHWSCALCQVSSTSKRNLDEHLRGKKHKAKEEELLGDQKWKKKSRESRDITGQEIKTKVEEESVKANKTVVGSDQKGEGGQAQQVKPYPNLCGSNQEAATLPADSGKPCSTGSKKPMHWSCALCRVSSTSKRDLDEHLRGKKHEAKEEELLGGQKWTKKSTESIDSAGQEMKTKVEEESVKANKTVVGSDQKGEGGQAQQVKPYPNLCGSKQEAATLPADSGKPCSTGSKKPMHWSCALCQVSSTSKRDLDEHLRGKKHKAKEEELLGAQKWTKKSTESRDIAGQEMKTKVEEKSVKANKIVVGSDQKGEGGQAQQVKPYPNLCGSKQEATTLPADSGKPCSTGSKKPMHWSCALCQVSSTSKRNLDEHLRGKKHKAKEEGLEREKKHMARSNESKKNDEAVSLTTSTTIVTPLEPTEKVEDEDVVAKESNEETVDGVIENAEDEEVVVYRGRQSGPDAADSLLC
- the LOC102612797 gene encoding uncharacterized protein LOC102612797 isoform X12, which gives rise to MEFNFGRIDGRTAPSRSSPSPSSQSSSYSSDDQARRGGNYSMGPDLLKNPRLLYTLQREIENEIIRHEIIAAEIERRRLPEEEARRELMIEREMAMHRAREMGLSIDDRLLMQLHTRYPWFPFSRNLGLGFGHDVLPSTPPHFSHGLWSGLDVNKKDELTMLGKPDSNICGSKQKAATPAAGSGELPSTSSNKPTKWSCALCQVSATTARGLYAHLQGKKHKAKEKLLRDLKMFIISTSKKSTESRDSGGHEMKTKVQKESVKGNKTVVDLDQKVKGGLDGHSQRKKRKAKVARLLRGKKMYGNFTSSVSKKSTESRGGAGQKMKTKAQEESVKANKTVVGLNQKVKGGLDGHPRRKKHKAKVARLLRDKKMCSNSTSSMSKKSKESRGVGGQKMKTKVQEESVKANKTFVGLNQNVKGGLDERPQGKKHKAKVARLRDRKMCSNSTSSTSKKSTESTGVAGQKRKTKVQEESVKATESVVGLNQNVKGGLDERPQGKKHKAKVARLLRDNKMCSNSTSSTSKKSTESRGGAGQKMKTKVQEESAKATKTVVGSNQKVKGGLDEHLQGKKHKAKEEELLGAQKWTKKSTESRDIAGQEMKTKVEEKSVKANKTVVGSDQKGEGGQAQQVKLYPNLCGSKQEAATLPADSGKPCSTGSKKPMHWSCALCQVSSTSKRNLDEHLRGKKHKAKEEELLGDQKWKKKSRESRDITGQEIKTKVEEESVKANKTVVGSDQKGEGGQAQQVKPYPNLCGSNQEAATLPADSGKPCSTGSKKPMHWSCALCRVSSTSKRDLDEHLRGKKHEAKEEELLGGQKWTKKSTESIDSAGQEMKTKVEEESVKANKTVVGSDQKGEGGQAQQVKPYPNLCGSKQEAATLPADSGKPCSTGSKKPMHWSCALCQVSSTSKRDLDEHLRGKKHKAKEEELLGAQKWTKKSTESRDIAGQEMKTKVEEKSVKANKIVVGSDQKGEGGQAQQVKPYPNLCGSKQEATTLPADSGKPCSTGSKKPMHWSCALCQVSSTSKRNLDEHLRGKKHKAKEEGLEREKKHMARSNESKKNDEAVSLTTSTTIVTPLEPTEKVEDEDVVAKESNEETVDGVIENAEDEEVVVYRGRQSGPDAADSLLC
- the LOC102612797 gene encoding uncharacterized protein LOC102612797 isoform X16, coding for MEFNFGRIDGRTAPSRSSPSPSSQSSSYSSDDQARRGNYSMGPDLLNNPRLLYTLQREIEKEIIRHEIIAAEIERRRLPEEEVRRELMIEREMAMYRAREMGLSIDDRLLMQLYTRYLWFPFSRNLGLGFGHDVLPSTLPHFSHGLWSGLDVNNKDELTMLGKPDSNICGSKQKAATPAAGSGELPSTSSNKPTKWSCALCQVSATTARGLYAHLQGKKHKAKEKLLRDLKMFIISTSKKSTESRDSGGHEMKTKVQKESVKGNKTVVDLDQKVKGGLDGHSQRKKRKAKVARLLRGKKMYGNFTSSVSKKSTESRGGAGQKMKTKAQEESVKANKTVVGLNQKVKGGLDGHPRRKKHKAKVARLLRDKKMCSNSTSSMSKKSKESRGVGGQKMKTKVQEESVKANKTFVGLNQNVKGGLDERPQGKKHKAKVARLRDRKMCSNSTSSTSKKSTESTGVAGQKRKTKVQEESVKATESVVGLNQNVKGGLDERPQGKKHKAKVARLLRDNKMCSNSTSSTSKKSTESRGGAGQKMKTKVQEESAKATKTVVGSNQKVKGGLDEHLQGKKHKAKEEELLGAQKWTKKSTESRDIAGQEMKTKVEEKSVKANKTVVGSDQKGEGGQAQQVKLYPNLCGSKQEAATLPADSGKPCSTGSKKPMHWSCALCQVSSTSKRNLDEHLRGKKHKAKEEELLGDQKWKKKSRESRDITGQEIKTKVEEESVKANKTVVGSDQKGEGGQAQQVKPYPNLCGSNQEAATLPADSGKPCSTGSKKPMHWSCALCRVSSTSKRDLDEHLRGKKHEAKEEELLGGQKWTKKSTESIDSAGQEMKTKVEEESVKANKTVVGSDQKGEGGQAQQVKPYPNLCGSKQEAATLPADSGKPCSTGSKKPMHWSCALCQVSSTSKRDLDEHLRGKKHKAKEEELLGAQKWTKKSTESRDIAGQEMKTKVEEKSVKANKIVVGSDQKGEGGQAQQVKPYPNLCGSKQEATTLPADSGKPCSTGSKKPMHWSCALCQVSSTSKRNLDEHLRGKKHKAKEEGLEREKKHMARSNESKKNDEAVSLTTSTTIVTPLEPTEKVEDEDVVAKESNEETVDGVIENAEDEEVVVYRGRQSGPDAADSLLC